One window of the Anguilla rostrata isolate EN2019 chromosome 13, ASM1855537v3, whole genome shotgun sequence genome contains the following:
- the rpl29 gene encoding 60S ribosomal protein L29 isoform X2, giving the protein MAKSKNHTTHNQSRKAHRNGIKKPRSDRYESLKGVDPKFLRNMRFAKKHNKKGLKKAMAAKAAPK; this is encoded by the exons ATGGCAAAGTCGAAGAACCACACCACCCACAACCAAT CACGCAAAGCCCACAGAAATGGAATCAAGAAACCACGGTCCGACCGCTACGAGTCCCTGAAGGGA GTTGACCCCAAATTCTTGAGGAACATGCGCTTTGCCAAGAAGCACAACAAGAAGGGGCTGAAGAAGGCGATGGCAGCAAAG GCGGCTCCCAAATAA
- the rpl29 gene encoding 60S ribosomal protein L29 isoform X1, with amino-acid sequence MAKSKNHTTHNQSRKAHRNGIKKPRSDRYESLKGVDPKFLRNMRFAKKHNKKGLKKAMAAKAVAAKAVAAQAAPK; translated from the exons ATGGCAAAGTCGAAGAACCACACCACCCACAACCAAT CACGCAAAGCCCACAGAAATGGAATCAAGAAACCACGGTCCGACCGCTACGAGTCCCTGAAGGGA GTTGACCCCAAATTCTTGAGGAACATGCGCTTTGCCAAGAAGCACAACAAGAAGGGGCTGAAGAAGGCGATGGCAGCAAAGGCGGTGGCAGCAAAGGCGGTGGCAGCACAGGCGGCTCCCAAATAA
- the LOC135238432 gene encoding troponin C, slow skeletal and cardiac muscles, which yields MDDIYKAAVEQLTEEQKNEFRAAFDIFVQDAEDGCISTKELGKVMRMLGQNPTPEELQEMIDEVDEDGSGTVDFDEFLVMMVRCMKDDSKGKSEEELAELFRMFDKNADGYIDLEELKIMLEATGEAITEDDIEELMKDGDKNNDGKIDYDEFLEFMKGVE from the exons ATGGACGACATTTACAAAGCAGCG GTAGAGCAGctcacagaagaacagaaaaatg AGTTCCGGGCTGCTTTTGACATCTTCGTGCAGGATGCGGAGGACGGCTGCATCAGCACTAAGGAGCTGGGGAAGGTGATGAGGATGCTGGGACAGAACCCCACTccggaggagctgcaggagatgATTGACGAGGTGGATGAAGATG GCAGTGGCACGGTGGACTTTGACGAGTTCTTAGTCATGATGGTGAGGTGTATGAAGGACGACAGCAAAGGAAAATCTGAAGAAGAACTGGCAGAGCTCTTCAGAATGTTTGACAA GAATGCGGATGGCTACATTGACCTCGAAGAGCTGAAGATAATGCTGGAAGCCACTGGAGAAGCCATCACTGAGGATGACATAGAGGAGCTGATGAAGGACGGAGACAAAAACAACGATGGAAAGATTGATTATGATG AGTTCTTGGAGTTCATGAAGGGAGTAGAATAA